In Paraflavitalea devenefica, the following are encoded in one genomic region:
- a CDS encoding SRPBCC family protein has translation MLALYIIYCIIGIIVALLVIALFLPAKYNIEKSIVILKPVREVMSRVADLNYYARWNPWQMTEPGSKMEIKGTPHTPGHEYWWNGKKIGEGRLVLRAIDHKHVHFDLEFIRPWKSFANDNWMFEEWGNGETKVTWQNNGDLPYPMVRLMGPVLNKTLNKQFEEGLRNLKKLCEGA, from the coding sequence ATGCTGGCATTGTACATCATTTATTGCATCATTGGCATCATCGTAGCCTTACTGGTGATAGCGCTTTTCCTGCCTGCCAAATACAATATTGAGAAATCAATAGTCATTTTAAAACCGGTGCGTGAGGTGATGAGCAGGGTGGCAGACCTTAATTATTATGCCCGCTGGAATCCCTGGCAAATGACGGAACCCGGCAGTAAAATGGAGATCAAAGGCACGCCACATACACCGGGCCATGAGTACTGGTGGAATGGTAAAAAAATCGGTGAAGGGCGCCTTGTACTACGCGCTATTGATCACAAGCATGTTCACTTCGACCTGGAATTTATACGCCCCTGGAAAAGCTTTGCCAATGATAACTGGATGTTTGAAGAATGGGGCAATGGAGAAACAAAGGTAACCTGGCAAAATAATGGCGACCTGCCCTACCCGATGGTCAGGCTCATGGGGCCGGTTTTAAATAAAACCCTCAACAAACAGTTTGAAGAAGGGCTCCGCAACCTCAAAAAGCTGTGTGAAGGTGCCTGA
- a CDS encoding NifU family protein: protein MIKTGSPVISIYTEMTPNPETMKFVANKLLYPGKSIDFPDVESAKPSPLATELFGFPFIRAVFIASNFVTLTKTAETEWTDVIPTIRQFLKEYLEESKVVINEEEVAVIVPQSSNTVSADDDDVVKRIKELLENYVKPAVEMDGGAIQFKSYDAGVVNLMLQGSCSGCPSSMITLKAGIEGMMKRMIPEVKEVVAEAE from the coding sequence ATGATTAAAACAGGCAGTCCGGTCATCAGTATCTATACAGAAATGACACCCAATCCGGAAACTATGAAGTTTGTGGCCAACAAACTATTGTATCCGGGCAAAAGCATTGATTTTCCGGACGTGGAGAGCGCGAAACCTTCACCCCTGGCTACAGAGTTGTTCGGTTTTCCTTTCATCAGGGCCGTATTCATCGCAAGCAATTTTGTGACGCTGACCAAAACAGCCGAAACAGAATGGACGGACGTAATCCCTACCATCCGCCAGTTCCTGAAAGAATACCTCGAAGAAAGCAAGGTGGTGATCAATGAGGAAGAAGTGGCCGTTATCGTACCACAGAGCAGCAATACTGTATCGGCCGACGATGACGATGTGGTAAAACGCATCAAGGAATTACTGGAAAATTACGTGAAACCAGCGGTAGAAATGGATGGCGGCGCTATCCAGTTCAAAAGCTATGATGCCGGCGTGGTAAACCTTATGTTGCAGGGTTCCTGCAGCGGCTGCCCATCATCCATGATCACGCTGAAAGCGGGCATTGAAGGGATGATGAAGCGCATGATACCCGAGGTGAAAGAAGTGGTGGCAGAAGCAGAATAA
- a CDS encoding MerC domain-containing protein, translating into MNFRFNWDAFGIATSVACAIHCAILPLLLTSLPVFGINIIENVTLEYGMILLAFVIGMYSFWHGYRKHHHSFIPAIVFSIGIILLIAKQIWHDYQFWLLPFAVLFIVSAHVINYRACRVHDHAHADDCDH; encoded by the coding sequence ATGAATTTCAGGTTTAACTGGGATGCCTTTGGAATTGCTACTTCGGTGGCCTGCGCCATTCATTGTGCCATTCTCCCCCTTTTATTAACGAGCCTGCCGGTATTTGGCATCAATATCATTGAGAATGTGACCCTGGAATATGGAATGATTCTGTTGGCCTTTGTGATTGGTATGTACTCCTTTTGGCACGGGTACCGGAAACATCACCATAGTTTTATACCGGCCATTGTGTTTTCTATCGGCATCATTTTACTGATTGCCAAGCAAATATGGCACGACTACCAGTTCTGGCTGCTTCCTTTTGCCGTACTTTTCATTGTATCGGCCCACGTGATCAACTATCGCGCCTGCCGGGTACATGACCATGCCCATGCAGATGATTGCGATCACTAA